A DNA window from Oncorhynchus tshawytscha isolate Ot180627B linkage group LG13, Otsh_v2.0, whole genome shotgun sequence contains the following coding sequences:
- the LOC112265402 gene encoding L-amino-acid oxidase — protein MIPYVALCKYFPVTIVVIIVFSVNGYIEDPLFECLQDSDYAELLEIVDRGLPFTKTPHHIAIIGGGIAGLTAAKFLEDAGHKVTLIEASDRIGGRVETYRNRREGWYAELGAMRIPSFHKILLSFSSKMGLGLNPFIQDDINTYYHVNGLLQKTYRVKENPDVLNYPLTDKERGKSAGQLFDLALWKIRDDMKTAGCEAMLRKYDSYSVKEYLVKEGNLSRGALRMIGDILNENSLFYASLTEMLYIQSDINDNTVYYEITDGFDHLPRAFYQALNCTILLNSKVRLISQTSSNVTVSYQDWHDPSSLTNLTVDYALVTATAKATLFMDFQPPLSPQKMEALRSVHYASSTKVVLSFSERFWEKDGIKGGKSITDLPSRFIYYPSHSFPGTAGGALLASYTCSDDSTLFQGVSEYELKALVMDDLVKIHGEAIRPLCTGGLVKKWGLDPFSLGAFALYTPYQQTDYASDLFRNESRVHFAGEHTALPHAWIETAMKSALRAARNISNLEG, from the exons ATGATACCCTATGTGGCGTTGTGCAAATATT TTCCTGTCACTATAGTTGTGATCATAGTTTTCAGTGTCAATGGATACATTGAGGATCCTCTTTTTGAGTGCCTGCAAGATTCAGACTATGCCGAACTCCTTGAAATTGTGGACAGAGGTCTTCCCTTCACAAAGACACCCCATCATATTGCCATCATCGGTGGTGGTATTGCTGGACTGACTGCAGCAAAGTTTCTGGAGGACGCAGGGCACAAG gtgactttaaTAGAGGCAAGTGATCGAATTGGAGGACGGGTGGAGACCTACAGAAATAGAAGAGAGGGATGGTATGCAGAGCTGGGTGCTATGAGGATCCCTAGCTTTCACAA AATTCTTTTATCATTTTCATCAAAAATGGGCCTTGGACTGAATCCATTTATCCAGGATGACATCAACACATATTACCATGTGAACGGGTTGCTGCAGAAAACATACAGAGTTAAAGAGAACCCAGACGTGCTGAACTATCCCTTGACTGACAAGGAAAGGGGAAAATCGGCTGGTCAGCTCTTTGACTTGGCCCTGTGGAAG ATAAGGGATGATATGAAGACAGCTGGCTGCGAGGCCATGTTGAGAAAATATGACTCGTACTCAGTCAAG GAGTATCTAGTGAAGGAGGGGAACCTGAGTCGTGGTGCCCTGCGCATGATTGGAGATATCCTGAATGAGAACAGCCTCTTCTACGCATCACTTACTGAGATGCTGTATATTCAGTCGGATATCAATGACAACACTGT CTATTACGAGATCACTGATGGGTTTGACCATTTACCGAGGGCATTTTACCAGGCCCTCAACTGCACTATCCTTCTCAACTCCAAGGTCCGGCTCATCAGTCAAACCAGCAGCAATGTGACCGTATCCTACCAGGACTGGCATGATCCATCCTCTCTGACCAACCTCACAGTCGACTATGCCCTGGTGACAGCTACAGCAAAGGCCACCCTCTTCATGGACTTCCAACCCCCGCTGTCACCCCAGAAGATGGAGGCCCTGCGGTCCGTGCACTACGCCAGCTCCACCAAGGTGGTCCTCAGCTTCAGTGAGAGATTCTGGGAAAAGGATGGTATCAAAGGGGGGAAAAGCATCACGGATCTCCCCTCTCGTTTCATCTACTACCCTAGCCACAGCTTCCCAGGCACGGCTGGGGGGGCTCTCCTTGCATCCTACACCTGTTCTGATGACTCCACTCTGTTCCAGGGGGTCAGCGAGTATGAACTGAAGGCCTTGGTGATGGATGACCTGGTTAAGATCCATGGGGAGGCTATACGACCTCTCTGCACTGGAGGGTTGGTGAAGAAGTGGGGGCTGGATCCCTTCAGCCTGGGGGCTTTTGCCCTTTACACACCTTACCAGCAGACGGACTACGCCTCGGACCTGTTCAGGAATGAGAGCAGGGTCCACTTTGCTGGGGAGCACACGGCACTACCTCATGCTTGGATTGAGACTGCCATGAAATCTGCACTAAGGGCAGCCAGGAACATCAGTAACCTGGAAGGATAG